One Clavibacter zhangzhiyongii genomic region harbors:
- a CDS encoding AMP-binding protein — translation MPSAHSSYRAARDLLQEMRTERTSAVDRFRWPDVGDSFNWAVDWFDGMARGNDRVALRVVAGDGSERSVTFDAMATRSDRVATWLVRLGVRKGDHVMLMLGNRVELWEAMLAIMKAGAVILPTSTVLGAADLADRVERAGVRAVIADVAHTDVLDEVPGGFLRVAIGATDDAHAAAGWTDYREADRAPADRVGVEVASTDPALVYFTSGTTSKPKMVVHTHTSYPVGHLTTMYWLGLRPGDVHLAISSPGWGKHAWSCFFAPWIAEATVFVHDYARFDAHALVAQLDRAEVTTFCAPPTVWRMLIQAGIRERPGRLREIMSAGEPLNPEVIARIEEWWGLVIRDGYGQTETTAIVANAPGDPVVPGSMGTALPGVDLALVDPVTGERADEGEICLDLATWPVNLMAGYLGDEERTAEAMRGGLFHTGDVARRDADGTITFIGRTDDIFKSSDYKISPFEVESVLIEHPAVAEAAVVGAPDDVRLNVAKAYVHLAAGWEPDEETALAVLRHARERCPAFMRVRRVEFGELPKTASGKIRRVELRQREVEAADAGERLAREWRDDQFPGLRAR, via the coding sequence ATGCCCTCAGCTCACTCCTCCTACCGCGCCGCCCGGGACCTCCTCCAGGAGATGCGCACCGAGCGGACATCCGCCGTCGACCGCTTCCGCTGGCCCGACGTCGGCGACTCCTTCAACTGGGCCGTCGACTGGTTCGACGGCATGGCGCGCGGGAACGACCGGGTGGCCCTGCGCGTCGTCGCGGGCGACGGATCCGAGCGGAGCGTGACCTTCGACGCGATGGCCACGCGCTCCGACCGCGTCGCCACCTGGCTCGTGCGGCTCGGCGTGCGGAAGGGCGACCACGTCATGCTCATGCTCGGCAACCGCGTGGAGCTGTGGGAGGCGATGCTCGCGATCATGAAGGCGGGCGCCGTGATCCTGCCCACCTCCACCGTGCTGGGCGCCGCGGACCTCGCCGACCGCGTCGAGCGCGCGGGCGTGCGCGCCGTGATCGCCGACGTGGCGCACACGGACGTGCTCGACGAGGTGCCGGGCGGCTTCCTCCGCGTCGCGATCGGCGCGACCGACGACGCGCACGCGGCCGCCGGCTGGACCGACTACCGCGAGGCCGACCGCGCGCCCGCCGACCGGGTGGGCGTCGAGGTCGCGTCCACGGATCCGGCGCTCGTCTACTTCACCTCCGGCACCACGAGCAAGCCGAAGATGGTCGTGCACACGCACACGTCGTACCCGGTCGGGCACCTGACGACCATGTACTGGCTGGGGCTGCGGCCGGGCGACGTGCACCTCGCCATCAGCTCGCCCGGCTGGGGCAAGCACGCGTGGAGCTGCTTCTTCGCGCCGTGGATCGCCGAGGCCACGGTCTTCGTGCACGACTACGCGCGCTTCGACGCGCACGCGCTCGTCGCGCAGCTCGACCGCGCGGAGGTCACGACGTTCTGCGCGCCGCCGACCGTGTGGCGGATGCTCATCCAGGCCGGGATCCGGGAGCGGCCGGGGAGGCTGCGGGAGATCATGTCGGCCGGCGAGCCGCTCAACCCCGAGGTCATCGCGCGCATCGAGGAGTGGTGGGGGCTCGTCATCCGCGACGGCTACGGCCAGACGGAGACCACCGCGATCGTCGCGAACGCGCCGGGCGACCCCGTCGTGCCGGGCTCCATGGGCACCGCGCTGCCGGGCGTCGACCTCGCGCTGGTGGATCCCGTCACGGGCGAGCGCGCGGACGAGGGCGAGATCTGCCTCGACCTCGCCACGTGGCCCGTGAACCTCATGGCCGGGTACCTCGGCGACGAGGAGCGCACCGCCGAGGCGATGCGCGGCGGCCTGTTCCACACGGGCGACGTGGCCCGCCGCGACGCCGACGGCACGATCACCTTCATCGGCCGCACCGACGACATCTTCAAGTCCTCGGACTACAAGATCTCGCCGTTCGAGGTCGAGAGCGTGCTCATCGAGCACCCGGCCGTCGCGGAGGCCGCCGTGGTGGGCGCGCCGGACGACGTGCGGCTCAACGTCGCGAAGGCGTACGTGCACCTCGCCGCCGGATGGGAGCCCGACGAGGAGACCGCGCTCGCCGTGCTGAGGCACGCGCGCGAGCGGTGCCCCGCGTTCATGCGCGTCCGCCGCGTCGAGTTCGGCGAGCTGCCGAAGACGGCCTCGGGGAAGATCCGCCGGGTCGAGCTGCGGCAGCGCGAGGTCGAGGCGGCCGACGCCGGCGAGCGGCTGGCGAGGGAGTGGCGCGACGACCAGTTCCCGGGGCTGCGGGCGCGCTGA
- a CDS encoding alpha/beta fold hydrolase — translation MTEITAHHGLLKDTNLHVDDTGGTGRPVVLIHGWPLSGESWSKQVPAFQAAGFRVITYDRRGFGRSDKPLTGYDYDTFASDLDAVLTELDLRDVTLVGFSMGGGEIARYIGTRGEERLRSVVFASAVPPYLEKTDDNPDGPLTKDAAAEMTAGLTKDEDAFYDEFTTGFFSVDGVLKVTEAERQEAIALAHQSKKHAALASMAAFATTDFRDDLTKVTVPTLVIHGDGDATVPFAGSGERTHRAIAGSELHVVQGAPHGVTVSHPEEWNRVVLGFLAK, via the coding sequence ATGACCGAGATCACCGCCCACCACGGGCTCCTGAAGGACACGAACCTGCACGTCGACGACACCGGGGGCACGGGTCGACCCGTGGTCCTCATCCACGGCTGGCCGCTGTCGGGCGAGTCCTGGTCGAAGCAGGTCCCCGCGTTCCAGGCCGCGGGCTTCCGCGTCATCACGTACGACCGCCGCGGCTTCGGCCGGAGCGACAAGCCGCTCACCGGCTACGACTACGACACCTTCGCCTCCGACCTCGACGCGGTGCTCACGGAGCTCGACCTCCGCGACGTGACCCTCGTCGGCTTCTCGATGGGCGGCGGCGAGATCGCCCGCTACATCGGGACCCGCGGCGAGGAGCGCCTGCGCAGCGTCGTATTCGCGTCCGCCGTGCCGCCGTACCTGGAGAAGACGGACGACAACCCGGACGGCCCGCTCACGAAGGACGCCGCGGCCGAGATGACCGCCGGCCTCACGAAGGACGAGGACGCCTTCTACGACGAGTTCACCACCGGGTTCTTCTCGGTGGACGGCGTGCTGAAGGTGACCGAGGCCGAGCGCCAGGAGGCCATCGCGCTCGCGCACCAGTCGAAGAAGCACGCGGCGCTCGCGTCGATGGCCGCGTTCGCGACCACCGACTTCCGCGACGACCTCACGAAGGTGACCGTGCCGACGCTCGTCATCCACGGCGACGGCGACGCGACGGTGCCCTTCGCGGGATCCGGCGAGCGCACGCACCGCGCCATCGCGGGCTCCGAGCTGCACGTGGTGCAGGGCGCGCCGCACGGCGTCACGGTCAGCCACCCCGAGGAGTGGAACCGGGTCGTGCTGGGGTTCCTCGCGAAGTAG
- a CDS encoding LysR family transcriptional regulator — protein MKISHQRHFVVAAEVLHLPKAADQLGISRAKLASSIRAVEEHYGKAVFDPQSTETRLTKTGRLAYEEALEELAKPSTPPEPPKPPAGGKAKASKGQGRAPVVKGQPKPYKRTQGR, from the coding sequence GTGAAGATCAGCCACCAGCGTCACTTCGTGGTCGCGGCCGAGGTGCTGCACCTGCCGAAGGCGGCGGATCAGCTCGGCATCTCGCGCGCGAAGCTCGCCTCCTCGATCCGCGCGGTCGAGGAGCACTACGGCAAGGCCGTGTTCGACCCGCAGAGCACGGAGACCCGGCTGACGAAGACCGGGCGGCTCGCCTACGAGGAGGCGCTCGAGGAGCTCGCGAAGCCCTCGACCCCGCCCGAGCCGCCGAAGCCCCCGGCCGGCGGCAAGGCCAAGGCGTCGAAGGGTCAGGGTCGCGCGCCCGTCGTCAAGGGCCAGCCCAAGCCCTACAAGCGCACGCAGGGGCGCTGA
- a CDS encoding (deoxy)nucleoside triphosphate pyrophosphohydrolase — MVGLEVVAAVLVRDGRALACRRAPHKEDAGAWEFPGGKVEPGERPEDALAREIREELGIEVAVGALVDRSEVPVGDRLIDLACYLADPVGELPVASTDHDELRWVPLAELGALTWSAPDLPAVRRLVLRAEHPDADWVVDIGAPPPVPTAEQDAQTTRLAELSAGMATAASALAAGVRAAHAAGLDEHRIAVAARLSLDDVRALLG; from the coding sequence ATGGTGGGACTCGAGGTCGTGGCGGCCGTGCTGGTCCGCGACGGGCGGGCCCTGGCCTGCCGCCGGGCGCCGCACAAGGAGGACGCCGGCGCGTGGGAGTTCCCGGGCGGCAAGGTCGAGCCCGGCGAGCGGCCCGAGGACGCGCTCGCGCGCGAGATCCGCGAGGAGCTCGGGATCGAGGTCGCGGTCGGCGCGCTGGTCGACCGCTCTGAGGTGCCCGTCGGCGACCGCCTCATCGACCTCGCCTGCTACCTCGCGGACCCCGTCGGCGAGCTGCCCGTCGCGAGCACCGACCACGACGAGCTGCGCTGGGTGCCGCTCGCGGAGCTCGGTGCGCTGACCTGGTCGGCGCCAGACCTGCCCGCGGTGCGCCGGCTGGTGCTCCGGGCCGAGCATCCGGATGCCGACTGGGTGGTCGACATCGGCGCGCCGCCGCCGGTGCCGACCGCGGAGCAGGACGCGCAGACGACGCGCCTCGCGGAGCTGTCGGCCGGCATGGCGACGGCCGCGTCCGCCCTGGCGGCGGGCGTGCGGGCGGCCCACGCCGCGGGCCTCGACGAGCACCGCATCGCGGTCGCCGCGCGGCTGTCGCTCGACGACGTCCGTGCGCTGCTCGGCTGA
- a CDS encoding 2-keto-3-deoxygluconate permease, with product MASDPLPTSRVPLFDGMNRIPGGLMLIPLILGSVVGTFAPGFLDLGNFTTALFKDSALPLIGILIFATGMQITLRTSGPVLATSGVLLLTKSIIPATAVVVLGNLVGLDGLLGVSILALLVSMDNSNGGIWLAFTGRYGRERDRGAYIASAVNDGPFFSLLFLGAAGLADIPYTLLLAAVIPLLLGVIVGNLDAKWTEIMRPIPNMVIPFFAFALGTGIDLGNVVSGGLSGIVVGVIATVFTGTVAYLGYRFLLRRGKESGLGIASATTAGNAIATPAIVGAADPAFAPYVEVATAQVASAVLVSAVLAPILAAWVLKREGGMKAISDDRARDAALAESEAAAIAADADADGSGPGSTGRRGAGPGAGAA from the coding sequence ATGGCATCCGACCCCTTGCCCACCAGCCGCGTCCCGTTGTTCGACGGGATGAACCGCATCCCCGGTGGCCTCATGCTCATCCCGCTGATCCTCGGATCCGTCGTCGGCACGTTCGCGCCCGGCTTCCTCGACCTCGGGAACTTCACCACCGCGCTGTTCAAGGACAGCGCGCTCCCCCTCATCGGCATCCTGATCTTCGCGACCGGCATGCAGATCACGCTCCGCACCTCGGGCCCCGTGCTCGCGACCTCGGGCGTGCTGCTGCTGACGAAGTCGATCATCCCGGCGACCGCCGTCGTGGTGCTCGGCAACCTGGTCGGGCTCGACGGCCTGCTCGGGGTGTCGATCCTGGCGCTGCTCGTGAGCATGGACAACAGCAACGGCGGCATCTGGCTCGCCTTCACCGGCCGCTACGGCCGGGAGCGCGACCGCGGGGCGTACATCGCCAGCGCGGTGAACGACGGCCCCTTCTTCTCGCTGCTGTTCCTCGGCGCCGCCGGCCTCGCCGACATCCCGTACACGCTGCTGCTCGCCGCCGTGATCCCGCTGCTGCTCGGCGTGATCGTCGGCAACCTGGATGCCAAGTGGACCGAGATCATGCGGCCCATCCCCAACATGGTCATCCCGTTCTTCGCGTTCGCGCTCGGGACCGGCATCGACCTCGGCAACGTCGTCTCGGGCGGGCTGTCGGGCATCGTGGTCGGGGTGATCGCGACCGTCTTCACCGGCACCGTGGCCTACCTCGGCTACCGGTTCCTGCTGCGCCGCGGGAAGGAGTCCGGCCTCGGCATCGCGTCGGCCACCACCGCGGGCAACGCGATCGCCACGCCCGCGATCGTCGGCGCGGCCGACCCGGCCTTCGCGCCGTACGTCGAGGTCGCGACCGCGCAGGTCGCCTCGGCGGTGCTCGTCTCGGCCGTGCTGGCGCCGATCCTCGCTGCCTGGGTGCTCAAGCGCGAGGGCGGGATGAAGGCCATCTCCGACGACCGGGCCCGCGACGCGGCGCTGGCCGAGAGCGAGGCCGCGGCGATCGCCGCCGATGCGGACGCGGACGGCTCAGGTCCCGGATCCACCGGCCGCCGCGGCGCCGGACCCGGGGCGGGTGCCGCGTGA
- a CDS encoding four-carbon acid sugar kinase family protein yields the protein MTPASPAVTAAAAGTRTSVGSVAIVADDLTGAADSAVQFARAGWAARLALGGAVQQHGHDGSVIAIVTDARAQDPDEARASTRAAVARAVADGDDRLFVKIDSTMRGTVQEQVEGALDAWSSREPSAVAVVCPAYPAMGRTVEGGHLLVDGRGVETTSVGRDPVTPVTTSALAALLPGSAHVEAASDAADLAVRIATAAAEGARVVTVDAVTTADLRFVAEALALLGPRAVPVGSAGLAGEMAREWGAGLDAPRADSPRAAASVAAPRHVVVVVSSLHDVSRGQHAHLAAAAADGSLPERVRTIAPALDALIGDDDGVPTADETGTDADAAAVTVVLAPERTARDDRSAPDGSPTVAERVAAGLARIADRVVTRRGASALVLMGGEGARAVLTRQGAEAILVRDAIREGMPLGTIEGGRLHGMPVVTKAGGFGSPSSLTDIVPELLDHPASTPTQGEAA from the coding sequence GTGACGCCGGCCTCCCCCGCCGTGACGGCCGCCGCCGCGGGCACGCGGACGTCGGTCGGATCCGTCGCGATCGTCGCGGACGACCTCACGGGCGCCGCGGACTCCGCCGTGCAGTTCGCCCGGGCCGGCTGGGCCGCGCGCCTGGCGCTCGGCGGGGCCGTGCAGCAGCACGGCCACGACGGCTCCGTCATCGCGATCGTCACCGACGCGCGGGCGCAGGATCCAGACGAGGCCCGCGCGTCGACCCGCGCGGCCGTGGCACGCGCCGTGGCCGACGGTGACGACCGGCTCTTCGTGAAGATCGACTCGACCATGCGCGGCACCGTCCAGGAGCAGGTCGAGGGGGCGCTCGACGCCTGGTCCTCTCGCGAGCCGAGCGCCGTGGCCGTCGTCTGCCCGGCCTACCCCGCCATGGGCCGCACGGTCGAGGGCGGTCACCTGCTCGTCGACGGCCGGGGCGTCGAGACGACGTCGGTCGGCCGCGACCCCGTGACCCCGGTCACGACGAGCGCCCTGGCCGCCCTCCTCCCCGGCAGCGCGCACGTCGAGGCGGCCTCCGACGCCGCGGACCTCGCGGTGCGCATCGCGACGGCCGCCGCGGAGGGCGCCCGCGTGGTCACCGTCGACGCCGTCACCACCGCCGACCTGCGCTTCGTCGCGGAGGCGCTCGCCCTGCTCGGGCCGCGCGCCGTCCCCGTGGGATCCGCGGGGCTCGCCGGCGAGATGGCGCGCGAGTGGGGCGCGGGGCTCGACGCACCGCGCGCGGACTCCCCGCGCGCCGCCGCGTCCGTCGCCGCCCCGCGCCACGTGGTGGTCGTCGTCAGCTCGCTGCACGACGTCTCCCGCGGGCAGCACGCGCACCTCGCGGCAGCGGCCGCCGACGGATCCCTCCCCGAGCGCGTCCGCACCATCGCCCCCGCGCTCGACGCGCTGATCGGCGACGACGACGGGGTTCCGACCGCCGACGAGACGGGGACCGACGCGGACGCCGCAGCCGTCACCGTCGTCCTCGCCCCCGAGCGCACCGCGCGCGACGACCGCTCCGCGCCGGACGGATCGCCGACCGTGGCCGAGCGCGTCGCGGCCGGGCTCGCCCGCATCGCCGACCGCGTCGTCACCCGCCGCGGCGCGAGCGCGCTCGTGCTCATGGGCGGGGAGGGCGCGCGCGCCGTGCTCACCCGCCAGGGCGCCGAGGCGATCCTCGTCCGCGACGCCATCCGCGAGGGCATGCCCCTCGGCACCATCGAGGGCGGACGGCTGCACGGCATGCCCGTGGTGACCAAGGCGGGCGGCTTCGGCTCCCCCTCGTCGCTCACGGACATCGTGCCCGAGCTCCTCGACCACCCCGCATCCACCCCCACGCAAGGAGAAGCAGCATGA